TGGCGCCGCTATACAAGGTGCTAAAAGAACAGGGTGATCGATATACACCCGCCTTGATTCACACCGGGCAGCATTATGACGAGAAGATGTCCAAGCTTTTTTTTGAAGATTTGGGTATGCCGGAACCGGATGCGTATTTGCATGTGGGTTCGGGGACTCATGGACAGCAGACAGCCCGAATAATTGAAAGATATGAAGAATACATCCTTTCTGGAAATAGACCTGATCTAGTGATTGTGGCCGGTGATGTGAACTCTACGATAGCTTGTGCACTGGTAGCAAAGAAACTACATATTCCGGTAGTCCATCTGGAAGCCGGCTTACGCAGCTTTGATGAAAGAATGCCGGAAGAGATAAACCGAGTTCTTACCGACAGGATATCAGACCTTCTCCTTACGCCGTCAGATGATGGTGATGCCAATCTTC
This genomic stretch from Candidatus Cloacimonadota bacterium harbors:
- a CDS encoding UDP-N-acetylglucosamine 2-epimerase; this translates as MIKQIHLIVGARPNFMKMAPLYKVLKEQGDRYTPALIHTGQHYDEKMSKLFFEDLGMPEPDAYLHVGSGTHGQQTARIIERYEEYILSGNRPDLVIVAGDVNSTIACALVAKKLHIPVVHLEAGLRSFDERMPEEINRVLTDRISDLLLTPSDDGDANLLIEGVPAEKIHLVGNIMIDSLVEHRKKADSSEVMSELGINENEPYVLVTLHRPSNVDEVGGLEMLLGAFREIGK